Proteins encoded together in one Camelina sativa cultivar DH55 chromosome 9, Cs, whole genome shotgun sequence window:
- the LOC104714785 gene encoding uncharacterized protein LOC104714785 produces MAEIDVPVFCLWNGCIKDSSSGIYYDGSNVEKITVKRKAKFNELLDRLYQVTRLDRSRSRFDVIGRYPLTVQQFRVKYVRLPVVDDTSLETMLEVPTKHPCFQSINLFLEVKSTSDGVIVPAACSSKRQKTDGNDKLEREKDRNSESYKVVNVVDLTGNSITSSSGVSKPCMSSLWVDGHDLRVGLCFKDGGDLKKAVNWCSLNGQQKCLIRETAKDEYIFECIRWKCKWSLGAARMEKHGLVEIIKYTGPHTCQPIYPEDFKSEFETYEIERTVRDKPTQTVAELKKWWKEKIGYELETSDVRAAKEKAIKRVFGDWDQSFEDFPKLMSAFHSSNGLLVDWKYNLYPNPKFASFCGVFWSFQQSITGFQHCRHLIVVDTKILNGEYQLNLIIASGVDAANKFFPLAFAVTKELSTDIWRWFLTGIREKVTQRKGLCLISSPNPEILAVINEPGSLWQEPWAYHRFCLNHLCSQFSLVFPSFYLKMLMRQAGSTTQKDEFVSYMKRIEEVNPEARKWLDQIPQYQWALVHDNGRRYGIMAINTKALFAVCKAFELADHVVTGSVLLLFDELRSSFDKSFNCSRSSLNCGDVYTKPVMDKLEEFRTFFVTYNYVIMPVDNNAFQVTTPLQKDEWIVKLSDCTCSCGEFQRCKFPCLHALAVCKKMKFNPLQYVDDCYTLQRLNRTYAATFCDVPEISAWPEASEVPRLLPPYIPPSPPYK; encoded by the coding sequence ATGGCTGAAATAGATGTTCCAGTGTTCTGTTTGTGGAACGGTTGCATCAAGGACAGCTCTAGTGGCATATACTATGATGGATCCAATGTTGAAAAAATCACTGTTAAGCGAAAGGCCAAGTTTAATGAATTGCTGGATCGTCTGTATCAAGTTACTCGGTTAGATAGAAGTAGGTCAAGGTTTGATGTCATCGGTAGATATCCTTTAACTGTTCAACAGTTTAGGGTTAAGTATGTACGTCTTCCAGTGGTGGACGACACTAGTTTGGAGACTATGCTTGAGGTTCCAACCAAACATCCTTGTTTTCAAAGTATTAACCTGTTTTTGGAAGTGAAATCGACATCCGATGGAGTTATTGTTCCTGCTGCTTGTTCTTCCAAAAGACAAAAGACTGATGGTAATGATAAGTTAGAGAGGGAGAAGGATAGAAACTCAGAATCATATAAGGTGGTGAACGTTGTTGATTTGACAGGAAATAGCATCACTTCCAGTTCTGGTGTTTCAAAGCCGTGTATGTCTAGTTTGTGGGTTGACGGTCATGACTTGCGAGTTGGATTGTGCTTCAAAGATGGTGGTGATCTGAAGAAGGCAGTGAACTGGTGTTCTCTAAACGGGCAGCAAAAGTGTTTAATACGAGAGACTGCAAAAGATGAGTATATCTTTGAGTGCATCAGATGGAAATGCAAGTGGTCACTTGGAGCCGCTAGAATGGAAAAACATGGACTTGTCGAAATAATCAAGTATACTGGTCCACATACTTGTCAACCCATTTATCCAGAAGATTTCAAATCAGAGTTTGAAACCTATGAGATTGAACGGACAGTAAGGGATAAGCCCACACAAACAGTTGCAGAGTTGAAGAAGTGGTGGAAAGAGAAAATTGGTTATGAGCTTGAAACTTCAGATGTGCGAGCTGCAAAAGAGAAAGCTATCAAAAGAGTTTTTGGAGATTGGGAtcaaagttttgaagattttccCAAGTTAATGTCTGCCTTTCATTCATCTAATGGACTACTCGTGGATTGGAAGTACAATCTTTATCCTAACCCCAAGTTTGCATCCTTCTGTGGTGTGTTTTGGTCCTTTCAACAGTCTATAACGGGGTTTCAACACTGTAGACATCTGATCGTAGTAGACACCAAAATCTTGAACGGTGAGTACCAATTGAACTTGATCATTGCCTCGGGGGTTGATGCAGCCAACAAATTTTTTCCTCTTGCATTTGCGGTTACTAAAGAATTGTCCACTGATATTTGGCGTTGGTTTCTCACTGGAATCAGAGAGAAGGTTACACAAAGGAAAGGCCTTTGCCTCATCTCCAGTCCTAACCCCGAAATACTTGCTGTTATAAACGAACCAGGGTCTCTGTGGCAAGAACCTTGGGCTTATCACAGGTTCTGTCTGAATCATTTGTGCTCCCaattctctcttgtttttcCAAGCTTCTACCTAAAGATGCTCATGAGGCAGGCTGGATCCACGACTCAGAAGGATGAGTTTGTTTCCTACATGAAGAGAATCGAAGAAGTCAACCCAGAAGCTCGGAAATGGTTAGACCAAATCCCTCAATATCAGTGGGCTCTGGTTCATGACAATGGTCGGAGATATGGAATCATGGCGATAAATACAAAAGCTTTGTTTGCAGTTTGTAAAGCATTTGAGCTGGCTGATCATGTAGTGACAGGTTCAGTGCTGCTTTTATTTGATGAGCTGAGATCCTCTTTTGACAAGTCTTTTAATTGTAGCCGTAGTTCTCTTAACTGCGGCGATGTGTACACCAAACCTGTCATGGACAAGCTTGAAGAATTCAGGACGTTTTTCGTTACTTACAATTACGTTATAATGCCCGTAGACAATAATGCGTTTCAGGTCACAACACCGTTACAAAAGGATGAATGGATTGTTAAGCTGAGCGACTGCACCTGCTCGTGTGGCGAGTTTCAACGTTGCAAGTTCCCTTGTTTACATGCTCTAGCCGTCTGCAAGAAGATGAAGTTCAACCCTTTGCAGTATGTGGATGACTGCTACACTCTTCAACGGTTAAACAGAACTTACGCCGCCACTTTTTGTGATGTTCCGGAAATATCAGCGTGGCCAGAAGCTTCTGAAGTTCCGAGATTGCTTCCTCCTTACATTCCACCGTCACCGCCATACAAATAA
- the LOC104714787 gene encoding uncharacterized protein LOC104714787 yields the protein MLEVPTNHPSIQIVEFYLEAKPTSDDVKDPALCSSPLEYPASSLKRQRTQQEMADTNLGSDGCLVKVFNSGVLKPCLLPRLWVDDDHDLHLGLCFKDRDELKKAVDWWSIKRRRRCKVRETEKDMYTFECVRWKCKWSLQAARMEKHGLVKITRNTAPHTCSPEAFEDEFVEDEIERVVRVQPTLSTAELKNWWKEKNGYKLRTAEMTTARKKAIKRVFGDEDQSFRAMPKLMSVLHSSNGLCVDWQYDRFPNPEFASFRGVFWAFSQSIKGFQHCRPLIVVDSKDLNGKYPMKLMIASGVDAANNFFPLAFAVTKELSIDSWRWFLTGIREKVTQRKGLCLISSPHPDILAVINEPGSLWQEPWAYHRFCLDQLCHQFYDVFGDNYLEVLVEKAGSTSQKDDFDSYMKDMEKKNPEARRWLDQTPPHQWALAHDSGLRYGIMEIDPEDVFSVCTDFLNYTTGDVMLLFDELRSLFDKCLSSSCFSLNRGDVYTKPVMDKLEEFMTGSVSYVIAPLERDAFQVSKHSEKEEWIVQLNDSTCTCGEFQSEKFPCPHALAVCEKLKINPLQYVDDCYSVERYHKTYAAPFYPVPEVSTWPEASGVPTLFPPCPPNSSGKASHMTSKEEELEDRCI from the coding sequence ATGCTTGAGGTTCCAACCAACCATCCTTCTATACAGATTGTGGAATTCTATTTGGAAGCTAAACCAACTTCTGATGATGTTAAGGATCCTGCTCTTTGTTCATCGCCATTGGAATATCCTGCTAGTTCTTTGAAAAGACAGAGGACACAACAAGAAATGGCGGATACAAATTTAGGCTCAGATGGCTGCTTGGTTAAAGTTTTCAATTCTGGTGTTTTAAAACCGTGTCTTCTGCCTAGACTGTgggttgatgatgatcatgactTGCATTTAGGATTGTGTTTTAAGGATAGAGATGAGCTGAAGAAGGCAGTGGACTGGTGGTCCATTAAAAGGCGGCGAAGGTGTAAAGTCAGAGAGACCGAGAAGGACATGTATACATTTGAGTGCGTAAGATGGAAATGCAAGTGGTCTTTACAGGCAGCTAGAATGGAAAAACACGGGCTTGTTAAGATTACCAGAAATACTGCCCCACATACTTGTAGTCCTGAAGCTTTTGAAGATGAGTTTGTAGAAGATGAGATTGAACGTGTGGTAAGGGTACAACCCACGCTCTCAACTGCAGAGTTGAAGAACTGGTGGAAAGAGAAAAATGGCTATAAGCTTAGAACCGCAGAGATGACGACAGCAAGAAAGAAAGCTATCAAAAGAGTGTTTGGAGATGAGGATCAGAGTTTCAGAGCCATGCCGAAGTTAATGTCTGTGTTACACTCTTCTAATGGGCTGTGTGTGGACTGGCAATATGATCGTTTTCCTAACCCTGAATTTGCATCTTTCCGTGGCGTGTTTTGGGCGTTTTCACAGTCCATTAAAGGGTTTCAACATTGTAGACCTCTGATCGTAGTGGATTCGAAAGACTTGAACGGGAAGTATCCTATGAAATTAATGATTGCCTCGGGGGTAGATGCAGCCAACAATTTCTTTCCTCTTGCATTTGCGGTTACTAAAGAATTGTCCATTGATAGTTGGCGTTGGTTTCTCACTGGAATCAGAGAGAAGGTTACACAAAGGAAAGGCCTTTGCCTCATCTCCAGTCCCCACCCTGACATACTTGCTGTTATTAACGAACCCGGGTCTTTGTGGCAAGAACCCTGGGCTTATCACAGGTTCTGTCTGGATCAGCTGTGCCATCAATTTTATGACGTTTTTGGAGACAACTACCTGGAGGTTCTTGTGGAGAAGGCTGGATCCACGAGTCAGAAGGATGATTTTGATTCCTACATGAAGGACATGGAAAAGAAGAACCCAGAAGCTCGGAGGTGGTTAGACCAAACCCCTCCACATCAGTGGGCTCTTGCTCATGACAGTGGTCTGAGATACGGAATCATGGAGATAGATCCGGAAGATGTGTTTTCAGTTTGTACAGACTTTCTGAATTATACAACAGGGGATGTGATGCTTCTGTTTGATGAGTTGAGATCTTTGTTTGATAAGTGTCTTAGTTCTAGCTGTTTCTCTCTTAACCGCGGCGATGTGTACACCAAACCTGTCATGGACAAGCTTGAAGAGTTCATGACAGGTTCCGTTAGTTATGTAATTGCACCGTTAGAGAGAGATGCATTTCAGGTCTCAAAACATTCAGAAAAGGAGGAATGGATTGTTCAGTTGAATGACTCAACTTGCACATGCGGGGAGTTCCAATCGGAAAAGTTCCCATGTCCGCACGCTCTAGCAGTCTGTGAGAAGCTCAAAATCAACCCTTTGCAGTATGTAGACGACTGTTACTCTGTTGAACGATATCACAAAACTTACGCTGCTCCATTTTATCCTGTTCCGGAAGTTTCAACTTGGCCCGAAGCTTCTGGAGTTCCAACATTGTTTCCTCCTTGTCCGCCCAACTCATCAGGTAAGGCCTCACACATGACtagtaaagaagaagagctgGAAGATAGATGCATTTGA
- the LOC104714788 gene encoding uncharacterized protein LOC104714788, with product MAMETLREKVMVLCYWNGSVKYGPDGVIYEGMPRKKIRVRQKTTLTTLLNGLYPIFGLDKQKSEFKIFGRYPVAVSPDLFMYAHFPVVNDTSLETMLELPSNHPSIKDVELYLEVKSTSNGVIDPAACSSPLESPVSSLKRQRTQQPPEAINYVSHPSVKLERDVGLEVQGVDNIYGWIEDEAGADIGNGSTHGGGGGDGEMTDKNMGSDEVEEQVVNLTVGNDSAHKGLNVPDLEASASACLLDKGVNSSASKPQILSSLWVDDHELHVGLCFKDRDELKKAVAWCSLRGRQKYVVKEVEKDEYTFECIRWKCNWSLQAARMEDHGFVEIIKCSGPHTCCSIEPDNFNVEFAAEEIDSLIRVQPTLTIAELKDWWFDKFGYELETSVMQAAKQEAIKKIYGDWDQSFRVLPKLMAAFQTSNGLLVDWQYDLFPNPEFASFSGVFWAFPQSIEGFHHCRPLIIVDTKDLNGKYPMTLMIAQGLDAGDYYFPLAFAVTKEVSTDSWRWFLTGIREKVTQRKDLCLISSPNQDIVAVVNEPGSLWREPWAYHRFSLEYLCSQFHDVFKDDYLTNLLKQAGNTCQSEELDSYMKDIENKNLAARKWLDQFPQSQWAQAHDSGRRYGTMMGETESFFPVCESFKALGLPVTAIALLLFDEMRTYFKQGRCDSSRANCGDVYTKLVTDKLEEFRTASVTYVVMPLDKGAFQVTEPLKKDGWIVRLSECTCTCGEFQSVKLPCLHALAVCEKLKINPLQYVDDCYTLERLHKTYAATFYHVPEVSAWPEASGVPTLFPPPPVILPPLPPSIVSAINEVNMYSHQSKFHKKTSSRKRRKSYTSPMIRPRGSDKVHRVYIRRKKLNRL from the exons ATGGCGATGGAAACCTTGAGGGAAAAGGTTATGGTATTGTGTTACTGGAATGGTTCTGTCAAGTATGGTCCTGACGGCGTTATCTATGAAGGAATGCCTCGTAAGAAGATCAGAGTTAGGCAAAAGACTACTTTAACTACATTGTTGAATGGGCTTTATCCAATTTTTGGATTAGATAAGCAGAAATCAGAGTTCAAAATCTTCGGTAGGTACCCTGTAGCTGTTTCTCCAGATCTGTTTATGTATGCACACTTTCCTGTGGTGAACGACACTAGCTTGGAGACTATGCTTGAGCTTCCAAGCAACCATCCTTCTATTAAAGATGTGGAGTTGTATTTGGAAGTTAAATCGACATCTAATGGAGTTATTGATCCTGCTGCTTGTTCATCTCCATTGGAGAGTCCGGTTAGTTCCTTGAAAAGACAGAGAACCCAACAACCACCAGAAGCTATTAACTATGTGTCACATCCATCTGTTAAATTAGAGAGGGATGTAGGCTTAGAGGTTCAGGGAGTGGATAACATTTATGGGTGGATTGAAGACGAGGCAGGTGCTGATATTGGAAACGGTAGCACTcatggaggtggaggtggagatGGAGAAATGACAGATAAAAACATGGGTTCGGATGAAGTGGAGGAGCAGGTGGTTAATTTGACAGTGGGTAACGACAGTGCACACAAGGGATTGAATGTGCCAGACTTAGAGGCATCTGCGAGTGCATGCTTATTAGATAAAGGGGTCAATTCAAGTGCTTCAAAACCGCAGATTCTATCCAGTTTGTGGGTTGATGATCATGAATTGCACGTGGGGTTGTGTTTTAAAGATAGAGATGAGCTGAAGAAGGCGGTTGCTTGGTGCTCCCTTAGAGGACGACAAAAGTATGTAGTAAAAGAAGTTGAGAAGGACGAGTATACGTTTGAATGCATCAGATGGAAATGCAATTGGTCGCTTCAGGCAGCTAGAATGGAAGATCACGGATTTGTTGAGATAATTAAGTGTAGTGGTCCACATACTTGTTGTTCTATTGAGCCTGATAATTTCAACGTAGAATTTGCAGCAGAGGAGATTGACAGTCTGATCAGGGTACAACCCACACTAACAATTGCAGAGTTGAAAGATTGGTGGTTTGACAAATTTGGTTACGAGCTTGAAACTTCAGTGATGCAGGCAGCAAAACAGGAAGCGATAAAAAAGATATATGGAGATTGGGATCAGAGTTTCAGAGTATTACCCAAATTAATGGCTGCGTTTCAAACATCTAATGGGCTACTTGTTGACTGGCAATACGATCTTTTTCCAAATCCTGAATTTGCATCCTTTAGTGGCGTTTTTTGGGCGTTCCCACAGTCCATTGAAGGGTTTCACCACTGTAGACCTCTGATCATAGTGGACACCAAAGACTTGAACGGTAAGTACCCAATGACATTGATGATTGCCCAGGGACTCGATGCTGGCGATTATTATTTCCCGCTTGCATTTGCGGTTACCAAAGAAGTGTCCACTGATAGTTGGCGTTGGTTTCTCACTGGAATCAGAGAGAAggtcacacaaaggaaagaccTTTGTCTCATTTCCAGTCCCAACCAGGACATAGTCGCTGTTGTAAACGAGCCAGGGTCTCTATGGCGAGAACCTTGGGCGTATCACAGATTCTCTCTGGAATATCTGTGCTCCCAGTTCCACGATGTTTTTAAAGATGACTACCTTACGAACCTTTTGAAGCAGGCTGGAAACACGTGTCAGAGTGAAGAATTGGATTCCTACATGAAGGACATCGAAAATAAGAACTTAGCAGCTCGGAAATGGTTAGACCAATTTCCTCAAAGTCAGTGGGCTCAGGCTCATGATAGTGGTCGGAGATACGGAACCATGATGGGAGAAACAGAATCTTTTTTTCCAGTTTGTGAAAGCTTTAAGGCTCTTGGTCTACCAGTAACAGCAATCGCACTGCTTCTATTTGATGAGATGAGAACATATTTTAAACAGGGTCGTTGTGATAGCAGTAGGGCTAATTGCGGTGATGTGTACACCAAATTGGTCACGGACAAGCTTGAAGAGTTTAGGACAGCTTCTGTTACTTATGTTGTAATGCCGTTAGACAAAGGTGCGTTTCAGGTTACAGAGCCGTTAAAGAAGGATGGATGGATCGTCAGGCTGAGTGAATGTACCTGCACGTGTGGAGAGTTTCAATCGGTAAAGCTCCCATGTCTGCACGCTCTAGCAGTCTGCGAGAAGCTGAAAATCAACCCTTTGCAGTATGTAGACGACTGTTACACTCTTGAACGGTTACATAAAACTTATGCAGCCACGTTTTATCATGTTCCGGAAGTATCAGCTTGGCCGGAAGCTTCTGGAGTTCCAACATTGTTCCCTCCACCTCCAGTCATTCTGCCACCACTGCCTCCATCTATCGTATCAG CCATAAACGAGGTAAACATGTATTCCCACCAAAGTAAGTTTCATAAAAAGACGTCATCAAGAAAACGGAGGAAGAGTTATACAAGTCCAATGATACGTCCACGAGGCTCTGATAAGGTGCACCGGGTCTACATTAGGAGGAAGAAGCTTAACAGGCTCTAG
- the LOC104714791 gene encoding uncharacterized protein LOC104714791: MAMETLREKVMVWCYWNGSIKYALDGVFFEGSTPKKIKVRRKTALTTLLNGLYPIFGLDKQKSEFKIFGRYPVAVSPDLFTYLLLTVVNDSSLETMLDVPTNHPSIKIVKLYLEVNSTSDDVADPDNPASSSKRQRIQQPPEATGYVSHPSVKVERYIGIEVQGVDNSNGWIEDEENSDFGNGSTHGGGDGEMTDKNSGSDDVVNNENAHSDLNVPGLEASADPCLVSKGVVDSSASKPSSLSSLWVDDHELRVGLCFKDRDELKKAVDWCSIRGQQKCVVKEIKKDEYMFKCIRWKCNWSLGAARIEEHGLVEITKCSGPHTCCYIKPENFNLEFATEEIESLIRVQPTLTIAELKNWWFDKFGDMPKTSELRAAKQEVIKKVFGDWDQSFRVLPKLMAAFHSSNGLLVDWQYELFPNPEFASFSGVFWAFPQSIEGFQHCRPLIIVDSKDLNGTYPMKLMIASGLDADDCFFPLAFALTKELCTDTWRWFLAGIREKVTQRKDLCLISSPHPDILAVINEPGSLWQEPWAYHRFCLDRFCLQFHDIFRDYNLDDLVKQAGSTSQKEEFDSYMKEIEKKNAEARKWLDQFPQDQWVLAHDSGRRYGVMTVETEDLFAICENFQSHGLSVTAIALLLFDEMRLVFHTGLCDSSGRVNCGDVYTKLVMDKLDDFRTGTVTYVVMPLQKGAFQVTEPLDKDGWIVRLSECTCTCGKFQSKKFPCLHALAVCAKLKINPLQYVDDCYTLERLFKTYTGTFAPVPEVSAWPEASGIPTLFPPVMSLPPPPTSPRTIQKKKS; the protein is encoded by the coding sequence ATGGCCATGGAAACCTTGAGAGAAAAGGTTATGGTGTGGTGTTACTGGAATGGTTCTATCAAGTATGCTCTTGATGGTGTATTCTTTGAAGGATCCACTCCTAAGAAGATCAAAGTTAGGCGAAAGACTGCGTTAACTACATTGTTGAATGGGCTTTATCCAATTTTTGGATTAGATAAGCAGAAATCAGAGTTCAAAATTTTTGGTCGGTACCCTGTAGCTGTTTCACCGGATCTGTTTACGTATCTTCTTCTTACTGTGGTGAACGACTCTAGTTTGGAGACTATGCTTGATGTTCCAACCAATCATCCTTCTATTAAAATTGTGAAATTGTATTTGGAAGTGAATTCCACATCTGATGATGTTGCTGATCCTGATAATCCCGCTAGTTCCTCGAAAAGACAGAGGATACAACAACCCCCTGAAGCTACTGGTTATGTTTCACATCCATCTGTTAAAGTAGAGAGGTATATTGGGATAGAGGTTCAGGGAGTGGATAACAGTAACGGCTGGATTGAAGACGAGGAAAATTCTGACTTTGGAAACGGTAGCACTCATGGAGGTGGAGATGGAGAAATGACGGATAAGAACTCGGGTTCAGATGATGTGGTTAATAACGAAAATGCACACAGTGATTTGAATGTGCCAGGCTTAGAGGCATCGGCAGATCCATGCTTAGTAAGTAAAGGTGTCGTCGATTCTAGTGCTTCAAAACCGTCGTCTCTGTCCAGTTTGTGGGTTGATGATCATGAATTGCGTGTGGGATTGTGTTTTAAAGATAGGGATGAGCTGAAGAAGGCGGTGGACTGGTGTTCCATTAGAGGGCAGCAAAAGTGTGTAGTAAAGGAGATTAAAAAGGATGAGTATATGTTCAAGTGCATCAGATGGAAATGCAATTGGTCGCTTGGTGCAGCTAGAATAGAAGAACATGGACTTGTGGAGATAACCAAGTGTAGTGGTCCACACACTTGCTGTTATATTAAGCCAGAGAATTTCAACTTGGAATTTGCAACAGAAGAGATTGAAAGTCTGATCAGGGTACAACCCACACTAACAATTGCAGAGCTAAAAAATTGGTGGTTTGACAAATTTGGCGACATGCCAAAAACTTCAGAGCTGCGGGCAGCAAAACAGGAAGTAATCAAAAAGGTATTTGGAGACTGGGATCAGAGTTTCAGAGTGTTGCCTAAATTAATGGCTGCGTTTCACTCATCTAATGGGCTACTTGTTGACTGGCAATACGAACTTTTTCCTAATCCTGAATTTGCATCCTTCAGTGGCGTGTTTTGGGCGTTTCCACAGTCCATTGAAGGGTTTCAACACTGTAGACCTCTGATCATAGTGGATTCCAAAGACTTGAATGGTACGTATCCTATGAAACTGATGATTGCCTCAGGACTCGACGCTGATGATTGCTTTTTCCCGCTTGCATTTGCGCTTACCAAAGAATTATGCACTGATACTTGGCGTTGGTTTCTCGCTGGAATCCGAGAGAAGGTAACACAAAGGAAAGACCTTTGCCTCATCTCCAGTCCCCACCCGGACATACTCGCTGTTATTAACGAACCCGGGTCACTGTGGCAAGAACCGTGGGCTTATCACAGGTTCTGTCTGGATCGGTTTTGCTTACAATTCCATGATATTTTTCGAGACTACAACCTGGACGATCTTGTGAAGCAAGCTGGATCTACAAGTCAGAAGGAAGAATTTGATTCCTACATGAAGGAAATTGAAAAGAAGAACGCAGAAGCTCGCAAATGGTTAGATCAATTCCCTCAAGATCAGTGGGTTCTGGCTCATGACAGTGGTAGGAGATACGGAGTCATGACGGTAGAAACAGAAGATTTGTTTGCaatttgtgaaaattttcaGTCTCATGGTCTGTCAGTGACAGCGATCGCTCTGCTTCTGTTTGATGAGATGAGATTAGTTTTTCACACGGGACTTTGTGATAGCAGTGGTAGGGTTAACTGCGGTGATGTGTACACTAAACTTGTCATGGACAAGCTTGATGATTTTAGGACAGGTACTGTTACATACGTTGTAATGCCTTTACAGAAAGGTGCGTTTCAGGTCACAGAGCCGTTAGATAAGGATGGATGGATCGTTCGGCTGAGCGAATGCACCTGCACGTGTGGGAAGTTTCAATCGAAGAAGTTTCCGTGTCTACACGCTCTAGCAGTCTGTGCGAAGCTCAAAATAAACCCTTTGCAGTATGTAGACGACTGTTACACTCTTGAACGGTTATTCAAAACTTACACAGGCACTTTTGCTCCTGTTCCGGAAGTATCTGCTTGGCCGGAAGCTTCAGGAATTCCGACATTGTTCCCACCAGTCATGTCTCTGCCACCGCCTCCAACTAGTCCTCGCActattcagaagaagaagagctaa